The following coding sequences lie in one Synechococcus sp. PCC 7336 genomic window:
- a CDS encoding toll/interleukin-1 receptor domain-containing protein, which translates to MRPGSDYKYDIFLRYHRAQARWTRQLAERLDRDGCKVWFDRWMLQPGDNRKVELRRAIDDCRFIAIILSENFVSNPWPKDELYCGFPHAPESQNQRLLPLLYEPCELPRPLRHLPPINFVGAEEDPILFEFQSQQLIARLKPGFEAPKDLQRFRLQSQITQQFTETDDEVKGFQAFVRGIQQLIAQIIGQEEGTPSEEGTRQIALLQFIQRLFQWNTADIQFDKGQEFFNRGKFEKALDAYDRALNIDPNFAAAWSRRGDSLVALRRYREAIDSYNGSLSINSYDEEVRLTLALILGRMRRFKAAVVNYDKVLESDPEQAVAWHNRGIRLAQLGRKNLALKSFDSALKYAPNCCETWMAKGYLLRSLRRYREALACFTKALELRPKTARLWRAQGNALLSINRSRKALIAYNTALKLQPRSAASWHNRGLLLLRLRRYRDAVNSFDRAYRIHPDSHKTWHARGMAFQALGLWNDAAVHYEEALRIQPDYAPALYAQAVALSEAGKFGTAVKGFDRFLQQQPKNGTALYGKAAALRRLGKWKEAIATARRMLEIDDKVPLAWFGLAIAQSDAGQLEEALDSYDRVLQLAPQDPIALNNRAWVLCRLERYAEAETFALKATELAPDTPSFWHTLGTARAGSDRVDEAIADYSRVLELDPDFAPARTAIEQLRKLISDRSLADLAQLDRDSTDTEPVPADPPSTAEWSGSIG; encoded by the coding sequence ATGCGTCCTGGATCTGACTATAAGTACGATATTTTTTTGCGCTACCATCGCGCTCAAGCCCGCTGGACTCGCCAGTTGGCAGAACGGCTCGATCGCGACGGCTGCAAGGTGTGGTTCGATCGCTGGATGCTGCAGCCGGGAGACAACCGCAAGGTGGAATTGCGGCGGGCGATCGATGACTGTCGCTTCATCGCGATAATTCTGTCCGAAAACTTTGTCAGCAATCCTTGGCCGAAAGACGAGCTCTACTGCGGTTTTCCCCATGCCCCCGAGAGTCAAAATCAACGCTTGCTGCCGCTGCTGTACGAACCCTGCGAGCTGCCTCGCCCCCTGCGGCATCTCCCCCCCATCAATTTTGTCGGCGCGGAAGAAGACCCAATTCTATTTGAATTCCAATCACAGCAGCTAATCGCCCGACTCAAGCCAGGCTTTGAGGCTCCCAAAGACTTACAGCGATTTCGGCTGCAAAGCCAAATTACGCAACAGTTTACCGAGACCGATGACGAGGTCAAGGGCTTTCAGGCTTTTGTACGGGGCATCCAACAGCTGATCGCTCAAATTATTGGTCAGGAGGAGGGTACCCCCTCCGAAGAAGGCACCCGCCAAATTGCCCTCCTGCAGTTTATTCAGCGGTTGTTTCAGTGGAATACCGCCGATATTCAGTTCGACAAGGGGCAAGAGTTTTTCAATCGCGGCAAGTTCGAGAAGGCTTTGGACGCCTACGATCGCGCCCTCAACATCGACCCCAATTTCGCGGCGGCTTGGAGTCGTAGGGGGGATAGCCTAGTTGCCCTGCGGCGCTATCGAGAGGCGATCGACAGCTATAACGGCTCTCTCTCGATCAACTCCTACGACGAAGAGGTGCGCCTGACTCTAGCCCTGATTCTGGGGCGGATGCGCCGCTTTAAGGCGGCAGTGGTCAATTATGACAAAGTGCTCGAGAGCGATCCGGAACAAGCGGTGGCTTGGCACAATCGCGGCATTCGCTTGGCTCAGTTGGGGCGCAAAAATCTCGCCCTCAAGAGCTTCGACAGCGCCTTAAAATACGCCCCCAATTGCTGCGAAACCTGGATGGCTAAGGGCTATCTACTGCGATCGCTGCGCCGCTATCGAGAGGCCCTCGCTTGCTTCACCAAAGCTCTGGAACTGCGTCCGAAAACTGCCCGTCTCTGGCGGGCTCAAGGGAATGCCTTGCTCTCCATCAATCGGAGCCGCAAAGCGTTGATCGCCTACAACACTGCCCTCAAGTTGCAACCGCGATCGGCAGCCTCCTGGCACAATCGCGGCCTACTGCTCCTGCGCCTGCGCCGCTATCGCGATGCGGTCAATAGCTTCGATCGCGCCTATCGAATTCACCCCGACAGCCACAAAACTTGGCACGCGCGCGGGATGGCTTTTCAAGCATTGGGGTTGTGGAACGATGCCGCAGTTCACTACGAAGAAGCTCTGCGCATCCAGCCGGATTACGCTCCTGCCCTTTACGCCCAAGCCGTTGCACTGAGTGAAGCGGGCAAGTTCGGAACTGCCGTCAAAGGCTTCGATCGCTTCTTGCAGCAGCAACCTAAAAACGGCACGGCACTGTACGGCAAAGCTGCTGCCCTGCGCCGTCTGGGTAAATGGAAAGAGGCGATCGCCACCGCCCGACGCATGCTGGAAATCGATGACAAAGTGCCCTTGGCCTGGTTTGGCCTCGCCATTGCCCAAAGCGATGCAGGCCAATTAGAGGAAGCTCTCGACAGCTACGATCGCGTCCTTCAACTCGCCCCCCAAGACCCGATCGCCCTCAACAATCGAGCCTGGGTGTTATGCCGTCTGGAGCGATATGCCGAAGCAGAAACCTTTGCCCTGAAAGCCACCGAACTCGCCCCCGACACCCCCAGTTTTTGGCACACGCTGGGTACCGCTCGAGCGGGCTCCGATCGGGTAGATGAGGCGATCGCCGATTACAGTCGGGTCTTAGAGCTCGATCCCGACTTTGCCCCAGCTCGGACAGCGATAGAGCAATTGCGCAAGCTGATTTCCGATCGGTCTCTGGCCGATTTGGCCCAACTCGACCGCGACAGTACCGATACTGAGCCAGTGCCTGCAGACCCCCCCTCCACTGCTGAATGGTCTGGGTCGATCGGGTAG
- a CDS encoding TetR/AcrR family transcriptional regulator, which produces MTSASTKTQILDIAQELMQRRGVNAVSYADISAAVGIRKASIHYYFPHKADLVVAVLQRYSSSFFDLLDRTLATSVAPEVKLRRYCDLYAATLGSGDRDKACLCGMLGAALTTLDPISAQLVQAFYRGNLQRLEQILEQGLGAGEFQFVGSVTAMATAIFAFLEGGQIVARADGGIEQYRDSIEQILRLTRGSAAKPRST; this is translated from the coding sequence ATGACATCTGCGAGCACCAAAACTCAAATTCTCGACATCGCTCAAGAACTCATGCAGCGGCGAGGCGTGAATGCTGTGAGTTATGCCGATATCAGCGCCGCAGTCGGGATTCGCAAAGCCAGTATTCACTATTACTTCCCCCATAAAGCCGATCTGGTGGTCGCAGTGCTGCAGCGCTACAGTAGCAGCTTCTTTGACTTGCTGGATCGCACGCTGGCCACCTCTGTAGCCCCCGAAGTCAAACTGCGTCGGTATTGCGATCTATATGCGGCCACCCTCGGCAGCGGCGATCGCGATAAAGCCTGTCTGTGCGGCATGTTAGGGGCTGCTCTCACGACTCTCGATCCGATCTCTGCCCAATTGGTCCAGGCGTTTTATCGCGGCAATCTACAGCGCTTGGAGCAGATTCTCGAGCAGGGTCTGGGGGCGGGCGAGTTTCAGTTTGTGGGGAGTGTCACTGCTATGGCAACCGCGATCTTCGCCTTTCTCGAAGGAGGACAGATCGTGGCCCGCGCGGACGGCGGCATCGAACAGTATCGAGACAGCATCGAGCAAATTTTGAGGCTGACTAGGGGAAGTGCTGCTAAGCCTCGATCGACCTGA
- a CDS encoding HAMP domain-containing sensor histidine kinase has translation MAFAAAGSYRTLSKTVRLGLDDRARGLARETALQVDSWLAVRKAEIAALALNPAVRSLQWEQAEPHLQLSLDSMPEFEQFSLTHLDGSARVTQTMGAEIAPRGIPPLEYWQPAMRGNVYVSYPSRTTGGEVWRVAIAAPVWSWPPLNHAEFRSPEHLQTRQISLERLQMEQVDPAQAPYPAGVLAGSVSFRRLADTLNPDLMGQFSSLLLLHPQQPSLALTATPAGIAAEGIAVDRSGSQLEAIAASAIDGSVQLLRRKGEPAVYIVSASLEEAPNWSLAIAIPQTEFERPLRELEWLAGWMGLAVFASVALLARSIWTQRQALKQERELSELHRHLLEKGQQLAALQQTTIETVSHQMEGPLSTLQQGLALMRDFGEAARKEQKRHYLDAMQQAVRRLGLTLDRIVSLRNAECQLELHPAPVDLPQLCVDLIEDCTAASQRTIELNFRGPCGTVYLDSHLVALTLRPILLNAIKYSTAHPELLPIQFDVDCRCAERIQFIVRDMGIGIPENEMHSICEPFVRGSNAISTPGAGMGLAIAKRAIALQNGELSIYSQYGQGTSFTVSIPIIARSISETRPISRANGE, from the coding sequence GTGGCGTTCGCAGCAGCGGGTAGCTATCGCACCCTCTCGAAGACAGTGCGGTTGGGCTTGGACGATCGTGCCCGAGGGCTCGCTCGCGAGACAGCCTTACAAGTGGATAGTTGGCTGGCGGTTCGTAAAGCTGAAATTGCGGCCTTGGCTCTCAACCCTGCGGTGCGATCGCTCCAATGGGAGCAGGCGGAACCCCACCTGCAACTCTCGCTCGACTCAATGCCCGAGTTCGAACAATTTTCCCTCACCCACCTAGACGGCTCTGCTCGAGTGACCCAAACGATGGGAGCGGAAATCGCGCCTCGGGGAATACCCCCGTTAGAGTATTGGCAGCCCGCGATGCGGGGGAATGTTTATGTGTCGTACCCATCGCGAACGACTGGAGGAGAGGTGTGGCGAGTGGCGATCGCAGCTCCAGTCTGGTCTTGGCCACCCCTCAACCATGCTGAATTTCGCTCTCCCGAACACCTGCAAACCCGCCAAATCAGTCTGGAGAGATTGCAAATGGAACAGGTAGATCCAGCCCAAGCTCCCTACCCTGCCGGAGTCTTAGCGGGTTCCGTCTCGTTTCGCCGCTTGGCCGATACCCTGAATCCCGACTTAATGGGCCAGTTCAGCAGTCTGCTATTGCTCCACCCGCAACAACCCTCGCTCGCACTGACCGCGACTCCAGCAGGGATCGCTGCAGAGGGTATTGCGGTAGATCGCTCCGGCTCTCAACTGGAGGCGATCGCCGCTTCAGCGATCGATGGATCGGTGCAATTGCTGCGGAGGAAGGGGGAGCCTGCTGTCTATATTGTTTCTGCCTCCCTCGAAGAAGCGCCCAATTGGTCGCTGGCGATCGCTATCCCTCAGACCGAATTCGAACGCCCCCTGCGGGAACTAGAGTGGCTGGCGGGGTGGATGGGATTAGCCGTTTTTGCCTCTGTGGCACTGCTGGCCCGATCCATCTGGACCCAGCGGCAGGCCCTCAAACAGGAGCGCGAATTGAGCGAACTGCACCGCCACCTACTAGAGAAGGGGCAGCAGCTAGCGGCTCTGCAACAAACCACGATCGAAACCGTGTCCCATCAGATGGAAGGCCCTTTGAGCACCTTACAGCAGGGCTTGGCCCTGATGCGAGACTTTGGCGAAGCTGCTCGAAAGGAACAAAAACGACACTATCTCGATGCCATGCAGCAGGCGGTTCGCCGCTTGGGATTGACCCTGGATCGAATCGTCAGTCTGCGCAATGCAGAATGTCAACTCGAACTCCATCCCGCCCCTGTGGATCTGCCGCAGTTGTGTGTCGATCTGATCGAGGACTGTACAGCAGCTTCTCAACGGACGATCGAATTGAATTTTCGCGGTCCTTGCGGCACCGTCTATCTCGATAGCCATCTGGTTGCCCTCACCCTACGGCCCATCCTGCTCAACGCCATCAAATATTCCACCGCTCACCCCGAACTGCTCCCGATCCAATTCGATGTAGATTGTCGCTGTGCCGAGCGGATCCAGTTTATCGTCCGCGATATGGGCATCGGCATTCCCGAAAACGAGATGCATTCCATTTGCGAGCCCTTCGTACGCGGCAGCAATGCCATCAGCACTCCCGGTGCCGGCATGGGGCTAGCGATCGCCAAGCGAGCGATCGCCCTGCAGAATGGCGAACTATCCATTTACAGCCAATACGGACAGGGCACCAGCTTCACTGTGTCAATTCCTATTATTGCTCGTTCGATCTCGGAGACTCGACCCATCTCCCGTGCCAACGGAGAGTAA
- a CDS encoding HAMP domain-containing sensor histidine kinase, with amino-acid sequence MTSTPLLPLILQHSSMKLPIARQQGRFISLRFKLLIAFSIVFTAIFAMVFIRSYRYSTDKAMERLREDMEVTLLGAAAGVDVEELMDLYAEGEPNSEQFSDDPRFENQLDWLELVQSIEPRAWLYTYIPGNRESVRRIGEPATGYEVIFLVDLWAEREAEKAAKFLESYSASRWMAQSLETGQLMQRPEPYTDFWGNWISAYAPLFDSAGNVVAGIGIDIEMDYVRTVQQGILVGTLRWFTAAYGSLFLLIYWLSGVLTSKLTHLTRSARLIGTGNYDIDVGFDRPSSFPDELDTLAEVFDTTIDRIRTREQLIREVKQTEDEMRHALEEERELNELTSRFVSMVSHELRTPLTVVRTSTELLEHYSDRLSEAKQEEYYQRIRGAIQNMAQLIDDVLVAGKAEAGKLDFEPVPLELAKYCRELIEEIRVNVQSNHTLTFAWHGGGEETVMDPKLLRIILSNLLFNAIKYSPAGSTVEIELFCIDLMAVFEIRDRGIGIPVADQPHLFKSFHRARNVGAIRGTGLGLAIVKHCVNHHHGQVTFVSQEGQGTTFVVKLPLKP; translated from the coding sequence GTGACCTCTACTCCTCTTCTACCCTTAATTCTCCAACACTCCAGCATGAAGCTACCGATCGCCAGACAGCAGGGCCGATTTATCAGTCTGCGGTTCAAGTTGCTGATTGCCTTCAGCATTGTGTTTACCGCGATCTTTGCAATGGTATTCATTCGCTCCTATCGGTATTCGACCGATAAAGCAATGGAGCGCCTGAGGGAGGATATGGAGGTTACATTGCTGGGGGCAGCGGCGGGGGTCGATGTAGAAGAGTTGATGGACTTATATGCTGAAGGAGAACCCAATAGCGAGCAATTTTCGGACGATCCGCGCTTTGAAAATCAGTTGGACTGGTTAGAATTGGTCCAAAGCATCGAACCCCGTGCTTGGCTGTATACCTACATTCCCGGCAATCGGGAGAGCGTTCGTCGCATTGGCGAGCCGGCGACGGGTTACGAAGTCATCTTTTTAGTGGATCTGTGGGCCGAGCGGGAAGCGGAGAAAGCGGCCAAATTTTTGGAATCCTATTCCGCAAGCCGCTGGATGGCCCAGAGCCTGGAAACCGGACAATTGATGCAGCGCCCGGAGCCCTACACCGATTTTTGGGGCAACTGGATCAGTGCTTATGCTCCCCTATTTGACAGTGCGGGCAATGTGGTGGCTGGCATTGGTATTGATATTGAGATGGACTATGTCCGAACGGTCCAGCAGGGAATTTTAGTGGGAACGCTGCGCTGGTTTACCGCAGCCTATGGTTCGCTGTTTCTGCTGATTTATTGGCTCTCGGGGGTGCTCACGAGCAAACTCACCCATTTGACGCGCTCGGCTCGCCTGATCGGGACTGGCAATTACGATATTGATGTGGGATTCGATCGCCCCAGTAGCTTTCCCGACGAACTGGATACACTGGCGGAGGTGTTTGATACCACCATCGATCGCATTCGCACCCGCGAGCAATTAATCCGCGAGGTCAAACAAACCGAAGACGAGATGCGCCATGCCTTAGAAGAAGAGCGCGAACTCAACGAGCTCACCTCCCGCTTTGTGTCGATGGTTTCCCACGAACTGCGCACGCCGCTGACAGTGGTACGAACTTCAACTGAATTATTGGAACATTATAGCGATCGCCTGTCAGAGGCAAAGCAAGAGGAATATTACCAGCGCATTCGGGGAGCCATTCAGAATATGGCGCAACTGATTGACGATGTCTTGGTGGCGGGAAAAGCCGAAGCTGGCAAATTAGATTTCGAACCGGTGCCGCTCGAGCTAGCCAAATATTGCCGAGAGTTGATTGAAGAGATTCGCGTCAACGTTCAGTCCAATCATACCCTTACCTTCGCATGGCACGGAGGAGGCGAAGAAACTGTGATGGACCCGAAATTACTGCGCATTATTTTGAGCAATCTCTTGTTTAATGCAATTAAATATTCGCCTGCCGGATCCACCGTCGAGATCGAACTGTTTTGCATCGATCTGATGGCAGTTTTCGAAATTCGCGATCGCGGTATTGGAATTCCCGTGGCCGACCAGCCGCATTTATTCAAGTCATTCCACCGCGCCCGCAATGTGGGAGCCATTCGCGGCACGGGATTGGGGTTGGCGATCGTCAAGCATTGCGTCAACCACCATCACGGACAGGTGACATTTGTGAGTCAAGAGGGGCAGGGGACGACATTTGTGGTCAAGTTGCCCTTAAAGCCGTAG
- a CDS encoding Tic20 family protein: protein MVVNRATSAKDRVLAGLPYLLPMLLAFRFGIALYLAAIEWFPDAYRGSVAIAISRLIGLSGSFWPSIGLFAIFFFVVRNRRYAYFLRFNAAQALAIGIGIHLLLAVLSLLNIVVTSSGNSAIFMAIYLATYGLCLVSLFQVARGRLPEFNYVSDAAKALSA, encoded by the coding sequence ATGGTTGTCAATCGAGCAACTTCGGCAAAAGATAGAGTGCTAGCTGGCTTGCCCTACCTATTGCCAATGCTGCTGGCTTTTCGATTTGGAATAGCGCTATATTTGGCCGCGATCGAATGGTTTCCAGATGCTTATCGAGGGTCTGTGGCGATCGCGATCAGTCGGTTAATTGGCCTATCGGGGAGCTTTTGGCCCTCGATTGGCCTGTTCGCGATTTTTTTCTTCGTGGTGCGCAATCGCCGCTATGCATACTTCCTGCGATTTAACGCTGCTCAAGCCCTGGCTATTGGGATTGGGATTCACCTCCTTTTGGCTGTGCTCAGCCTATTAAATATCGTGGTGACGAGTAGCGGAAACTCTGCGATCTTCATGGCAATCTACTTAGCTACTTACGGGCTATGCCTGGTTTCCCTATTTCAGGTTGCCCGAGGTCGCCTGCCTGAATTTAACTACGTCTCCGATGCGGCAAAAGCGCTTTCGGCTTGA